One Weissella ceti DNA window includes the following coding sequences:
- a CDS encoding GGDEF domain-containing protein has protein sequence MIGFIFFVYMPIMIALVSTMNKSASKGLSIVTPTVLAFALWFYRGWTVDHSIELLLGLWLIINVICWVSGQFTRLKWQITFLTVAFMSLEIMELMFFLPHMTTINNILFIIVVYTMFGLYIAGLAHYTKKNALFQEEVMYTDELTEIQNYRAFNEFLSGPAQEENIIMMVVDIDQFKAINDLHGHVVGNEVLKMVVRMLRDVLNNQSHVKNQQIFRFGGDEIIVAMSMDSESPMSKTYLRTLFDVIRSTIQYRGQEVCHLNVTVSAGVSDNRLYDHNLSKAFNAADQALYHVKNGQKNGIYFDETT, from the coding sequence ATGATAGGATTTATTTTCTTTGTCTATATGCCAATCATGATTGCATTAGTCTCAACTATGAACAAAAGTGCAAGTAAGGGGTTGTCGATTGTCACACCAACGGTTCTCGCGTTTGCGTTATGGTTTTATCGTGGATGGACAGTTGATCATTCGATTGAATTATTGCTTGGTTTGTGGCTTATCATTAATGTGATTTGTTGGGTTAGTGGTCAATTTACACGCTTGAAATGGCAAATTACGTTCTTGACAGTGGCATTTATGAGTTTAGAAATCATGGAATTGATGTTCTTTTTACCACACATGACAACAATCAATAATATTTTATTCATTATTGTTGTGTATACGATGTTTGGCTTGTACATTGCAGGTTTAGCACACTATACGAAAAAGAATGCTCTCTTTCAAGAAGAGGTTATGTATACAGATGAATTAACTGAAATTCAAAATTATCGTGCGTTTAATGAGTTTTTGTCAGGGCCTGCACAAGAAGAAAACATCATTATGATGGTTGTTGATATTGATCAATTTAAGGCAATTAATGATTTGCATGGACATGTGGTGGGAAATGAAGTGTTGAAGATGGTTGTTCGCATGTTGCGCGATGTGCTCAATAATCAATCGCATGTCAAAAATCAGCAAATTTTTAGATTTGGTGGGGACGAAATTATTGTAGCTATGTCTATGGATTCTGAGTCTCCAATGAGTAAGACATATTTGCGAACTTTGTTCGATGTCATTCGTAGTACGATTCAATATCGCGGACAAGAAGTGTGTCATTTGAATGTGACGGTTTCAGCTGGAGTGAGTGACAATCGTTTGTATGATCATAACTTGAGCAAAGCATTTAATGCGGCGGATCAAGCGCTATATCATGTTAAAAACGGTCAAAAGAACGGTATTTATTTTGACGAAACAACTTAA
- a CDS encoding ADP-ribosylglycohydrolase family protein, translating to MISTRNDLDNITLGILQADLLVQELEGQPQADWRAAGSLTLATISSLSRGYNLAALMDQFTYWYLHADYTALRKKQVPGRITEQAILHYLDNRDPFSSGSLAPEDSENGALLRITPVVLYLRSEYGQDFVTKDPAMLILHQICGVTHNTPRTLMAVGLYAMIVNQLLSGETLEVALDEAMSSAFEYYAKHPIFAADLGAFDTLNTPDFKSLSVNDITASADVVDTLEATLWVLLNTSDKFSALHLASELKGAPQRMLPLLGAMTGIMYGAEPLESMQLTAKGMGFVTRILTIAKRHGVFDLD from the coding sequence ATGATATCAACGCGTAATGACTTAGATAATATTACTTTGGGTATATTACAAGCAGATTTGCTTGTTCAAGAATTAGAAGGACAACCACAAGCTGATTGGCGTGCAGCTGGTTCTTTAACGCTGGCCACAATCAGTAGTTTGTCTCGTGGGTACAACTTAGCAGCCTTGATGGATCAGTTTACATATTGGTACCTACATGCGGATTATACTGCTCTACGGAAGAAACAAGTTCCAGGTCGTATCACGGAACAAGCAATCTTACACTATTTAGATAATCGGGATCCATTTTCATCAGGTAGTCTAGCGCCAGAGGATTCTGAAAATGGCGCATTACTACGTATCACACCTGTAGTGCTTTATTTGCGTTCAGAATATGGTCAAGATTTTGTGACGAAAGATCCGGCAATGTTAATCTTACATCAAATTTGTGGAGTGACACATAATACGCCTCGTACGTTAATGGCAGTTGGTTTGTATGCGATGATTGTCAACCAATTGTTAAGTGGTGAAACGTTAGAAGTTGCATTAGATGAAGCGATGAGTTCGGCCTTTGAATACTATGCTAAGCATCCAATTTTTGCAGCTGACTTAGGTGCGTTTGATACATTAAATACACCGGATTTTAAGAGTTTATCTGTTAATGACATTACAGCTAGTGCTGATGTGGTTGACACGTTAGAGGCAACTTTATGGGTATTATTAAATACTAGTGATAAGTTTAGTGCATTGCATTTAGCCTCAGAATTAAAAGGTGCGCCACAACGTATGCTACCCTTGTTAGGAGCAATGACGGGCATCATGTATGGTGCAGAACCACTAGAGAGTATGCAATTGACTGCTAAAGGGATGGGATTTGTGACGCGAATTCTAACAATTGCTAAGCGACATGGTGTATTTGACTTAGATTAA
- a CDS encoding DUF2507 domain-containing protein, with protein MDTMVNSENAAFPLEVLRDRLLPNLFQENESEISYWAGKSLAQTETFSSDAQIIEFFAAAGFGELEALKTTTTHADWRLSGPIVTARAIDGREASFSLEAGFLAQAMEMVLNRSVEVTSELSRKKDYVKLTVLIGLPDDELV; from the coding sequence ATGGATACAATGGTTAACTCAGAAAACGCTGCATTCCCCCTTGAGGTCTTACGTGACCGTTTATTACCCAACTTGTTTCAAGAAAACGAATCAGAAATCTCTTACTGGGCTGGAAAAAGCCTTGCGCAAACAGAAACATTTTCCAGCGATGCGCAAATTATTGAATTCTTCGCTGCAGCTGGATTTGGTGAATTAGAGGCCCTAAAAACTACTACTACACATGCCGATTGGCGCCTATCTGGTCCAATCGTCACAGCTCGTGCTATCGATGGTCGCGAAGCATCATTTAGTTTGGAAGCCGGCTTCTTGGCCCAAGCGATGGAAATGGTGTTAAACCGATCAGTTGAAGTTACCAGTGAACTAAGCCGTAAAAAAGACTATGTTAAGCTAACTGTCCTAATTGGTCTACCAGACGACGAATTAGTATAA
- the trmB gene encoding tRNA (guanosine(46)-N7)-methyltransferase TrmB — translation MRLRKKMWAGPWIDDHADLVVTQKRATDMKGKWAGLFAKEQPIHIEVGTGKGQFIVGMAKKYPEINFIGMEIQESAVAVAARKADEDEAELPNLKFIYGDGAGVDTYFEKGEVAKVFLNFSDPWPKSRHETRRLTYKSFLEGYENILPDGGELEFKTDNRGLFEYSLFSFAQYGITFLPGGISLDLHADADKMVDNVETEYEQKFSERGFPIYKFQGAFKSAK, via the coding sequence GTGCGTTTACGAAAGAAAATGTGGGCTGGACCATGGATTGATGACCATGCTGATCTAGTGGTAACACAAAAGCGAGCAACAGATATGAAGGGGAAGTGGGCAGGCTTGTTTGCTAAGGAACAACCTATTCACATCGAAGTTGGAACTGGTAAGGGTCAATTTATCGTGGGGATGGCTAAGAAGTACCCAGAAATTAACTTTATCGGAATGGAAATTCAAGAATCTGCGGTTGCTGTTGCGGCCCGTAAGGCAGATGAAGATGAAGCCGAACTACCTAACTTGAAGTTCATCTACGGTGATGGTGCCGGAGTTGACACATACTTTGAAAAGGGTGAAGTTGCTAAGGTCTTCTTGAACTTCTCAGATCCATGGCCAAAGTCACGTCACGAAACACGTCGTTTGACTTACAAGTCATTCCTTGAAGGTTACGAAAACATCTTGCCAGATGGTGGAGAACTAGAATTCAAGACTGACAACCGTGGTTTGTTTGAATACTCATTGTTCTCATTTGCGCAATACGGCATTACTTTCCTACCGGGTGGTATTTCATTGGACTTGCACGCAGATGCAGATAAGATGGTAGACAACGTTGAAACTGAATATGAACAAAAGTTCTCAGAACGTGGATTCCCAATCTACAAGTTCCAAGGAGCTTTTAAGTCAGCTAAGTAA
- a CDS encoding ABC transporter permease, whose translation MAGKLFKERWQRQWQQFSKYLRYVFNDHAILALIFLMGAGLVSYQKFLSSMQVTLLNQFVITGLTLLTGMILSRPATFVKEEDAIYFLGNEGDLRQLRYFGLMYSLAIRTVIQLIILLVLFPVVWLQLHMHIGWLISVVIGSVALALANMTWLYVRAGRFEQYTESDLLNWRRIASLETKRVQKIVHVFSWFVDIPEQKATVKPNRWSDWMIRHWPNGRGLTALYITSFFRTNDYLQLWGTMTVLGGVLLVTLQGWLLIGTLMGLMYVFLIQILPIMLAYQQRVFDHLIPVTMQQRQRAFHQVAGPLMGMMLFLWLMMGLIAGLTIKSILMIEFGLVLWAIALVFLYSDRKAENMFKRR comes from the coding sequence ATGGCAGGCAAGTTATTTAAAGAACGTTGGCAACGTCAATGGCAACAATTTTCTAAATATTTACGCTATGTATTTAACGATCACGCTATTCTGGCGCTGATATTCTTGATGGGGGCGGGATTAGTTAGTTATCAAAAATTCTTAAGTTCAATGCAAGTGACATTGCTTAATCAATTCGTGATTACTGGCCTTACGTTATTAACGGGGATGATCTTAAGCCGCCCAGCGACCTTTGTTAAGGAAGAAGACGCCATTTATTTCTTAGGCAATGAAGGCGACCTTCGTCAATTACGTTATTTCGGTTTGATGTATAGTTTAGCTATCCGTACGGTTATCCAATTAATTATTTTGTTAGTGTTGTTTCCGGTCGTGTGGCTACAATTGCACATGCATATTGGCTGGTTGATAAGTGTCGTAATTGGTAGTGTTGCTTTAGCACTGGCCAATATGACTTGGTTATATGTTCGAGCTGGACGTTTTGAACAGTATACAGAGTCTGATTTGTTAAATTGGCGTCGCATTGCAAGTTTAGAGACAAAGCGTGTTCAAAAGATTGTTCATGTCTTTAGTTGGTTCGTGGATATCCCAGAACAAAAGGCAACTGTGAAACCAAATCGTTGGTCAGATTGGATGATTAGGCATTGGCCAAATGGGCGCGGATTAACAGCACTCTACATTACAAGTTTTTTCCGTACGAATGATTATCTCCAATTATGGGGCACGATGACGGTTTTGGGTGGTGTGTTACTTGTAACACTGCAAGGATGGTTGTTAATAGGGACATTGATGGGATTAATGTATGTCTTCTTAATCCAAATCTTGCCAATTATGTTGGCCTACCAACAACGCGTCTTTGATCATTTAATTCCCGTAACAATGCAACAACGACAGCGTGCTTTTCACCAAGTGGCAGGACCATTAATGGGGATGATGCTATTTTTGTGGTTGATGATGGGCTTAATCGCTGGTCTAACAATAAAATCAATCTTAATGATTGAATTTGGTCTTGTTTTGTGGGCCATAGCTTTGGTATTCTTATACTCAGACCGCAAAGCGGAAAACATGTTCAAAAGGAGATAA
- a CDS encoding ABC transporter ATP-binding protein, with amino-acid sequence MSLVVSNLSGGYGQQNVLQDVSFEIASGEVMALIGLNGSGKSTTINHLIGLLAPTRGQITLNGVTLTEDPIAYKKQIAYIPEQPVIYPELTVQQHIQLMIDTYGLDNDSAWMRAKELLHLFRLDNKEQWYPTHFSKGMRQKLMIVMAFTLDAKLYIIDEPFLGLDVVAVDHLLALMAEKKATGASILVTTHMVEKLAELADNFVYLEHGQVTSHGKLVDYVDPREAR; translated from the coding sequence ATGAGTCTCGTAGTATCAAACTTGTCTGGTGGTTATGGCCAACAAAATGTCTTACAAGATGTGTCTTTTGAAATTGCATCTGGGGAAGTCATGGCTTTGATTGGGCTTAATGGTTCTGGGAAATCAACGACAATTAATCATTTAATTGGCTTATTGGCACCGACTCGTGGTCAAATTACGTTGAATGGTGTGACTTTAACTGAAGATCCAATTGCTTACAAGAAGCAAATTGCCTATATTCCTGAACAACCCGTTATTTATCCTGAACTAACCGTGCAACAACACATTCAATTAATGATTGATACGTATGGTTTGGACAATGACAGCGCATGGATGCGAGCGAAGGAATTATTGCATCTGTTCCGCTTAGATAATAAAGAACAATGGTATCCAACGCATTTCTCTAAGGGGATGCGGCAAAAGTTGATGATTGTGATGGCTTTTACACTAGATGCTAAGTTGTACATCATTGATGAGCCTTTTTTGGGGTTAGATGTTGTGGCGGTTGACCATTTATTAGCCTTGATGGCAGAAAAAAAGGCAACTGGCGCAAGTATTCTCGTTACAACACACATGGTTGAAAAATTAGCAGAATTGGCGGACAACTTTGTTTATCTGGAACACGGACAAGTCACAAGTCACGGTAAGCTAGTCGATTATGTCGATCCACGTGAGGCACGCTAA
- a CDS encoding HIT family protein, whose amino-acid sequence MQTEADIFDLIVQGEIPSYKVYEDEDVLAFLDLSQATPGHTLLIPKQHVADIYGYDADLAARVLTKIPVVSRAIRDSDPSIIGLNVLMNNGAPAGQSVFHSHVHLIPRYENDGLNLPADVEAHETTPEIYKERAAKIAKQFN is encoded by the coding sequence ATGCAAACTGAAGCTGATATTTTTGATTTGATTGTCCAAGGTGAAATTCCTAGCTACAAGGTCTACGAAGATGAAGACGTTCTTGCTTTCTTGGACTTGAGCCAAGCTACACCAGGCCACACTTTGTTGATTCCAAAGCAACACGTGGCCGATATCTATGGTTACGATGCTGACTTAGCAGCCCGTGTGTTGACTAAGATTCCAGTTGTCTCACGTGCTATCCGTGACAGCGACCCATCAATCATTGGTTTGAATGTTTTGATGAATAATGGAGCCCCTGCTGGGCAAAGCGTCTTCCACTCACACGTTCATTTGATTCCACGTTACGAAAACGATGGTCTAAACCTACCAGCTGACGTTGAAGCACACGAAACAACGCCTGAAATTTACAAGGAACGTGCCGCTAAGATTGCCAAGCAATTTAACTAA
- the uvrB gene encoding excinuclease ABC subunit UvrB: protein MQEPTKDQTFDLVSKYSPTGDQPAAIKQLSTGIEDHVKEQILLGATGTGKTFTISNVIANANKPVLVLSHNKTLAGQLYSEFKDFFPNNAVEYFVSYYNYYQPEAYVPSSDTYIEKDSSINDEIDKLRNAATASLLSRNDTIVVASVSSVFGLGSPEQYRDHVINLRVGEELDRNELMRKLVDIQFARNDIDFQRGRFRVRGDVLEIFPASSDSRAIRVEFFGDEIERIREINALTGEIALETDFITIYPATHFMTNDDIRSRAVKTIKAELDEQLKKFEDEGKLLEAQRLKQRTEYDLEMIQEMGFTNGIENYSRHMDGRVPGEPPFTLLDFFPDDFLIVVDESHVTMPQIRGMYKGDRARKETLIDYGFRLPSALDNRPLKLDEVETHFNEIIYMSATPGDYELERVTPDHIAQQIIRPTGLLDPTIEVRPVMGQIDDLLGEINERVAKDERVFVTTLTKKMAEDLSDYLEDVGVKVKYLHSDIKTLERTEIIRDLRLGKFDVLVGINLLREGIDVPEVSLVAILDADKEGFLRNERSLIQTIGRAARNQNGHVLMYADQTTRSMQAAIDETQRRREIQMAYNEEHGITPQTIIKPIRENIQVTRSVESGNKSESFTQVAFQDMAKADQEATLENLEEQMRAAAKRLDFEEAASLRDTVMELRVQMGK from the coding sequence ATGCAAGAACCAACAAAAGATCAGACCTTTGACTTAGTGTCGAAGTATTCACCAACTGGTGACCAACCGGCGGCGATTAAACAATTGTCAACTGGTATTGAAGATCATGTGAAAGAGCAAATTTTGTTGGGAGCAACAGGAACTGGAAAGACGTTTACGATTTCCAACGTGATTGCAAATGCGAATAAACCAGTCTTGGTCTTATCACATAACAAAACATTGGCGGGACAGTTGTATAGTGAATTCAAAGATTTCTTCCCAAATAATGCGGTTGAATACTTTGTTTCTTACTATAACTATTACCAACCAGAAGCATATGTACCTTCATCAGATACGTATATTGAAAAGGATTCATCTATTAATGATGAAATTGACAAGCTACGTAATGCGGCGACTGCATCATTGCTTTCACGTAATGACACCATTGTCGTCGCATCTGTTTCATCTGTCTTTGGGCTAGGTAGCCCGGAACAATACCGTGATCACGTCATTAATCTACGGGTTGGAGAAGAACTAGATCGTAATGAGCTTATGCGTAAGCTAGTTGATATTCAATTCGCCCGTAATGACATTGATTTTCAACGTGGTCGTTTCCGTGTACGCGGGGATGTTTTGGAAATTTTCCCGGCATCATCTGATTCTCGTGCAATTCGTGTGGAATTCTTCGGGGATGAAATCGAGCGTATTCGCGAAATTAATGCCTTAACAGGTGAAATTGCGTTGGAAACAGATTTCATCACGATTTATCCGGCGACCCACTTTATGACGAATGACGATATTCGTTCACGTGCGGTTAAGACAATTAAAGCTGAACTTGATGAACAATTGAAGAAGTTTGAAGATGAAGGGAAGTTGCTTGAAGCACAACGTTTGAAGCAACGTACTGAATACGATTTGGAAATGATCCAAGAAATGGGCTTCACCAACGGAATTGAGAATTATTCTCGTCACATGGATGGTCGTGTACCAGGTGAACCACCATTTACCTTGCTTGATTTCTTCCCGGATGACTTCTTGATTGTTGTGGACGAGTCCCACGTTACAATGCCACAAATCCGTGGTATGTATAAGGGTGACCGTGCACGTAAGGAAACGTTGATTGATTATGGTTTCCGTCTACCAAGTGCCTTAGACAATCGTCCATTGAAGTTGGATGAAGTGGAGACACACTTCAACGAAATTATCTACATGTCTGCGACACCAGGTGACTACGAACTTGAACGTGTGACACCTGACCATATTGCCCAACAAATCATTCGACCAACTGGTTTGCTAGATCCAACGATTGAAGTCCGTCCAGTTATGGGACAAATTGATGATTTGCTAGGCGAAATCAATGAACGTGTCGCAAAGGACGAGCGTGTCTTTGTGACGACATTGACGAAGAAGATGGCCGAAGACTTAAGTGATTACTTAGAAGATGTTGGGGTTAAGGTTAAGTACTTGCATTCAGACATTAAGACGTTAGAACGAACAGAAATTATTCGTGACTTACGCTTGGGAAAGTTTGATGTCTTAGTTGGAATCAATCTTTTGCGTGAAGGAATCGACGTGCCGGAAGTATCATTGGTAGCGATTTTGGATGCGGATAAAGAAGGATTCTTACGTAATGAACGTTCTTTGATTCAAACCATTGGTCGTGCCGCCCGTAATCAAAACGGTCATGTCTTGATGTACGCAGATCAGACAACCCGTTCAATGCAAGCGGCGATTGATGAAACACAACGTCGTCGTGAGATTCAAATGGCTTATAATGAAGAACATGGCATTACGCCGCAAACAATCATTAAGCCAATTCGTGAAAACATTCAAGTAACACGTAGCGTGGAATCTGGTAATAAATCAGAAAGCTTTACGCAAGTTGCCTTTCAGGATATGGCGAAAGCCGATCAAGAAGCAACGCTTGAAAACTTGGAAGAACAAATGCGTGCAGCCGCTAAACGTTTGGATTTCGAAGAAGCCGCAAGTTTGCGTGATACAGTGATGGAATTACGCGTACAAATGGGCAAGTAA